The DNA sequence TATCGTTCATCTCAGATTGGAGAATCTTCGTCGTATCTGTGAGTAAAAACACTGCTTTCATCGGGATCTCACAAAATGCATCTTCTTTATCAACCCAAATGGTTGTTCTCACCTTGAAATGAAACTCATGGCGCAATTTGCATTTCCTTACTATCAATTCGGTGTGTTTGAATTTTCAGACTCGGTAGCTGCAAGACTTATTCCTCTGCTATATCAAAAGGTAAtctactttttttcttcttcttcatttctaTGCGAAAGGGATTTTATAGGAGAGAAGTATGTGAATGATTAGGAACTGGTCTTTAACATCTACTTGTTTACCATTCAAGTTAATTTTTGCCTGATCAGGTTCTGAGGGTAATTTCAGGAGCTTCTATCCTCATGTATTAAAGGGCCAAGATTGCTTTCCCTTTGCTGGTGTAAAATCTTTGACACTTCGATCTACAATGGTAAATAGTCTTGAACATTTTAATCTATTGGGACCGTGATATTTGGGATTGAAGCtttcatttgtcatttttatGTTTCTCTTAGGCGGCTGAGTTGTCCATTTTCATGAACGATAAGAGGATGATAACTACTCAAGTCAAAGCCCCACCACAAGCGCGGCAAGTGGTATCTCTCTTGCGttccttttctttgttttatgaCGCTCAAGTTTTTTCTGATATTCTTCATGGTACATAGTATATTCTGCATGTGTTTTATCCAAGATATACAATCGACAAGATTTATGGGGTGTTCTTTTTTGAATGAATGTTTCTATATCTTTTTGGCTTCAGTCTTTAGTTATGGAACTGTTGATTTTGAGGTGTTTTCAATTGACTTGTTGCTACCCCTTTCTCATTTATGCACTTCTTGTATGCTGGATTATATATccatttatttgaatattgaaaTTCAATAACTGGATTCATTATCCTGTTTCCtttctatgaaaaaaaaataccaaaatagGTAAATGGGTTCATCAAACGAGTTTTTCCTACTCTTCAACGACATGGTGTGCGGAAACTAAGACATGTAGATTATGGCTACAGTTAAGCTAAGTCATTAAAAAGATTTtgatcatttataaatttagagTATTTTCATAAGATTCCAAGCATATTAGCATTTCATTTAACAGACCACCCGAGaatctccatcattttaaaaccTGGATATGCTAGATGTAAGTGCATGCACCTGATTTTGGTCTTGTTCTCTAAAACAGCCACCTAGAGAGAGTTGATGATTAGATCGATTTCAGGCTACCCTCTTGTTTGAATTTGTGCATTTATCTACTACAGCTTAAAAGGACAGTGTAAATGGGTTTGATCTATAATAGCATTCTGTGATCATTTAGAGATTGtttgatttctatttttgagattttaaagataaaaaacatgTTTGGTTAGTGTTTTCTTACTAGATGTTTTAAAACTATCCTACAAGATTAATTTTGAATACTAAAAGACATAAACAGCTAAAAGATGTTTCCTCGCCAGTTTCATTAAAATCACGATAGCATAACTGTAAATATGTACATTCACTAATAGCAGTTTTTTAACTAACAAAAATACAATGTTATCATTTGTATATCAATGAAAAGTAGACCATTGATATGGATGGACCTCAAACCTCGccaattttcaaaactttagaaGTTGTTCTGCCAGACAAGTTTTTCATTCATTCTGTTTTCAAAATgttatcttaaataaatttcaaagcagttttaaaaattaaaaacagaaacaaatgtCAAACAAGGCATTAATTTACAGATCAGGTAATTATTTTGATGCTTTGCTGTCATATCATTGATGCAGGGTCAACAAATGTCCCTATCAAGTCCTGGATTTATCTATGAACCTTATGAACCTCGTGAAAAAATCCCATTTTGGAAGAGGTTAGATCTCAGTGGTTTTAGATCTATATGGTTTATACATGGCTTTTCATCACAAACAATTTCTAGTgttgtgtgtgagtgtgtgtgtgtgtgtgtgtttgtgtgtatataaatttgaaatttgcatTGCTATTTGtggttttattttaacatttagaATTGTTTATGCCTTTTTCTAGTTATTTTCTTTACCATTTTGATATGCCTTCCGTGTATAAGCATTACATTTCTTTATAAACTATTATGATGATTTACCATGATCTTATGTATAATTTCTCTTATGCATCAGATGGTTCACTATGGGTGGTTGGAGAAGAACAAAACATGACATAATTCTTGAGGTGACAATGCATATAAATTATTCTAACGTTGGTTTGCATTATTTCCCCAAATTTCGAGAATAGAGCCAGACTATATTAATTTAACCATTCATCCGAATTGTTCTTtccattctctcttttcttttcaccCAATTTTGGATAATCACAGCAGATGTTGCTTTCTTTTAAGGATGAATTATTTTCCTCTCTTTGATTTCATACattggaaaagaaaatgaaaattaaaatcactCTGAAAGTATTGTCCCTGGACCCTTTTATTTTAAtccattctctcttttctttacACCCAATCTTGTAGAATCACAGCAGATTGTTGCTGTCTTTTAGGGAagaattattttccttttttatttcattcttctctttttctcctAAATATTCTCTTTTATAACAGAgtggaaaagaaaaaggaaattaaaatcaCTCTGAAAATATCGAACGTGGACCCTTTTATTTTAATGCAGCCTATCAATAACCTTAATCAAGCTTTGTGTTTTACTCTGTTGCAGCTCAAAAGTGCCTATGCTATTGCTAAGTTAAGAAAAAAGGGATATTCAAAAAATCAGTTCTACAAAGAGGCTGTCAATATGTACAAGGAGGTGTGCTCTGTTGcctttactaattttttttctttctaattcatCGTGACCAGATCAAACAACAACTAACCAACAAAGACTTTCTCCATTAGGTGGTGGTGTCTGCTAAATAAATCGAATAATGTGATTTTGGTTTCTCTTGCCACTGATTCTACCTTTTGATAATGATCTTTTACCAATTACCTGTTAGTTCAGGCAGCACTACTGTAGAACTAAAAGAAATTACGGaactaaaagaaattaagaaatggaaaaaatatCGAATTAACTACACTTTTGGTCCCCCTAGTTCCAATTTTAACAGTATCATTCATATGTTTGAAATTTCtaattgatataaataaataaattcattccTCCTTGTGTTTCATTGTTTCTACTGTCAGCAAAGATAGTGCCACTGTGCCACATTTGTAAAACTGACTTGCATACCAATATCTTTTCTTACTGGGCTCATGTTTACTAGTGTTGCACTATCTCTGTATTCTCTACTGCCATAGAGATGATGTGGTTCAGTTCCAAATCTACAAGATTGTCACATGCTAGAGGTCTACTTTACATCAATTTGTTGAAAACTAGAGAGATCaattgttaattaatttaatttgatacaagtgtttaaattgttaaaaaatatgaatgatgaATATGTCGCTCTGAACACGCAgtcttttttaaatttgaaatctcTGCTAGTTGTTGAGTTACTTATGATGATTTCAAATCCTTATTTAATTGAACAGATTGTGTGCCTGGTAAAGCAGATATCTAATGGCATTTGATGCCCTTTCTTAAGAAACAAATTCACTCTTATTTTTTGGAAATGCCACACCTTATGAATGCCAAAATTAGAAGCATGCACTTTCTTTTACAGAACGTTGGTGCATGGTAGCTATGATTTAATATATTAGGAGAGTGTATTTGAAGGGAGACCATTTTGGAGTGATACAGGCACTTCAGATAGGGTTCAGGAGAATCGATTGAAATAAATGCCTTGAAGAAATTAAGTACAAAAGGCATTTTGTCTGGTCTTGAGTTTTGAATTTTCACCAGCTACGACAATTTGTAATCCTTATTTCTTGGTAGTTTCTTTCTTTCGGTTGCAGTATATGTTGTTGTATTGACTTTCTTTTCTGTATGATTTCAGTAGGTATATCTTGTTTGCCCAAatgctgatttttttttatatattttttttcagataaaCACTCTAATAGCTAATGGTGACAAAAGATCCTTACGGAAATCAGTTACTGAGAAGATGTTTTCTGTATGCTTCACTATAATGcaattttgtgtattttttgcATTAATAATTTCTAAAGGAAATATAGTTTAATTTACGAGATCTtgtgtttcattttcttttgtcCAAGGCACTTAAGAATGAAATTAAACAAAGAGAATCTGCATGGAGCAAGGTATATTGGGAAATGGTTGAGCCTGTTGTTACGATTCGAACTTTGCGGGCACGACTGGTTAGTATTCTTCTGCATTGTGTTTAAGTTTTGGTCATGATGTGGCTGGGAACTCAAAATATAGCACAAATATGAAACAAGAGAAAGAACATCTGCATTTACTGGCATTGGATCACATCAAAGAGCTGACGTATGAACTTGCTAACACTGAAGCATCACTGATCAAAATCTGGTCCCATTGGATCAAGTAATAGTATAACTATCATTAGGTTTGGAAGGATGCATTGTTGGAGATGTTCTGACCATTTTACTAGTGAAAACTTTGAAGTTAATCACTGTTTGTTTCTTGGTATCTTGGTAAAGTTTCTCTGGAGATCTCCCTGGAGTTACTGGTTATATCTTGTAGGCACCATGAACAAAAAACTTAATTTCGAAGTATTTAAACTAGTTTAGTTTGTGCCGTGTAAATTCTGGGATGAAATAgttcaacaaaattttaattgtatataattgatatattcTGCTTGAAGTATAATGACAAATCTACACGTGCTAACTTCATGCTGAATTGTATTTTCACTCTCACACACGTGTGCACATATTTTCAATTCAGTATTTTGGTTTTCAATATAATGATTGTTTTTATTGATGACTTTCTTTTCAATTACAGATTGGAGTTGATAGGAAAGACCTGGATAAAACATTTATTCAGCTTACTCTCGAGATTTTGGCTAAACAGGTATGCTTTACAATAATAGGACTTTCAACCACTcagaacattaaataaatattatattaattgcaGAAATTTGAAGCATATAACTCGAAAGGGTCTGTGGTAGCTGGAGATAAAAGCAAGGAGGTAATAATGATGCTTGCTAATTATTGTTTCTAAAAACAGTTTTTTGTCATTTCAATTTTGTTGCTCAACACATGTAAAAGTGATTGTCCTATGTAACATATTTCTGTTCTTTAGAAGTTTGTCTACGGGGCAATGAGCAGAGCATTTTTATAGTAGACAAGTGGATGAGAAACTCCTAACTAtttctgcttttttttttttcgaagcACTTGTGTTGAAACAATTTTTAAGCTTAGTAGAATTtgaattcaatattattttaacacctttaaaaaaaaaaaaaaatctgtctCCGTTCCGTCCATGGACattcatttcctttttctttattcCAATTTATCAAAAAGcacaaaatcatttttcataaaggTTTTGGCCCTGATTGCTGGTTTCCTATTTTTACCAGGTTCTTGTCCGTGATATATGGGTATTTGAGAAGTCTATGTTTCACCCTGGCGCAAGGTGGCGTCTATGTGGACGGATAACACCAAAAGCGTCATAGTCATCTGGTTGAATAAAAAGACTAATATTTATGATAGTTAGCTGTTCCTGTGTTGCATCTTGTAACTGTTGAGCTGAATTCTTATATTTCTTTGTCTCTGGAGCCTTGTCCTCTGAAAATAACAAGTATAGGTGTAAACCTAtgcaaattttgttatttgaatGAATTGGAAATGTTTTATTTCTTCGTGTCTCCTTATCAGTTTCTTTCCTTGTGGGAATGGAATTTGCCAACATAAAATATTGATGAAATAGTAGTAAACGTGGAAGAATGGGCAAAAGAGATTCTATTCTCCAACCCTGTACATTTTTCATCACGACAAATAAATTGTCAACTCCGTATTAATTCCACAACCCTGCTAATAATTTGGAAGGAGTAACTAAAGCaccataattaattaatgattaattacATCGCTCAAATTTGCTCGTATCTTAGTAAACATAATCAGAGCAGGGGAGATGCAGTATCAAGCAATGCCTTCCTATATTCTTGCTTTCTACTTTCAGATTCAATGGCAACTTTCTAAGAAAAGCAAAGAATATCTTCAAAATGTTTCAATATCTACTTCCTgatataaacttttatattgtTAGTTGACGGTGGGTTAATCGATCTCTTCTTCCACCCTTTTCgtatctttttgttttctctggGTAAGTTTTAGCAGATGGACCAAAGAGAATTCCATGTTCAACCTATGGGCATTTGTTGCAGGCTCTACCATTTCCTCAAAAAAGCTCTGACTTCGCAAGCGTCAAAGACAGTGACTTTAGGGCGTTCTAGACATGACAGTTCAAGCTCGACTGCGCTAAGAGGTTCTGATTCTAAAGCAAAAGAAGAGGTTCGGTCAGATACACCAAGCCAAGTTGATGATGGCAAGAAGCTTCCACCAACTGAAGGTCTTGCAGGTGACTCTATTTCTTCTCATGTACAGCTAGCTGAAGAGAAGAATAACTCATGCATGAACGATGATAATAAGATGGAAGGAAAAAATGAGGTATTAACATCGCCAACGCCAATACCAACACCAACGCCAACTTTAGCACCAACGCGATCTATAAAGAAAACCGTAAGCATAAATGAGAACGTGGAAGAGATTCGGCCACCTAAAAAGTTTAAGAGGATCTGGAGTAAGTCCTTCCAAAAAATAGGTTCTCGGGATGAGGAGGAAGAACCAATGCCTCCTCCGCGACCTATTCTGAAATTGGCTTCTGATCTCACTGACAAGTCATATTCCTATTCTTAATTTCATGTCTCGGGTGTAATATGTTAGTGGTTTAGGGTTTACACAAGCCCCGTGTGAATGCCATGGGTGGCCATAATGATTCCACGATTTGCtctcttttattctttacaTTAATATTTCTAAGTCCTCTTCTGCTTCTTAAATTCGAAAGAAATCGAATATTCATCTTATTAAATGCACAAGTCCTCTCATCTGAGTTTCTCACAAGACTGTGATACGAATAATATAAAGTATTTGCAAGTTTGTTCTATACTAGACCACATTTGAAAATGAATCAGAGtaatttaataagaatatattactatttttcgAAACCAAGTGACAACAAAATGATCGTGCCTAGATTCATCATAACCATCATAGAAACCATACTGAACTCAGATTAAAAATTGCAATCTTTTGTAAACAATGATAATGCAGGCTTTGCATCATGACAAATAATCCACAAGAAGCAAAGAAGCTTTAATACAATTATACAAAGCCCTTCAAACAGAATAAAGTTGCGTAGTCGACCTACAATCAAAAGGCTACCTATGAGTGTCAACTATCACTTTCCTAGTTTCCTTCCATTCTATTGAAGCCCCTTctcatataatttaaaactaaaaatcaatcTATAAACCAATATCGGAAGCACACTATTTACATATACTTAAAGAATTAGGATCACCTTCATTTTTCACAGGAGCATCgtcattatcatcatcatcatcagagTCAGTAAGATGATCAAAAAACTCCCCAAGGTACCAGGGACACTGATCATTCCAGTCACCTCTGCACGCGGTGGCGCGCCATTTTTGGTCAGCTATCATCTCAGGAGAGAGTCCCCATTCCAGCATTTCTTCTTCTGTATGATGAATAGCTAAGCTGAATTCACCACCACTTCCTAGCTCCATAACACGGAACTCGCAGTTCCCAAAATTGTTTAGGTGCTCAAACTGCTCAACCGTCCACTTGAACCACTTCATAAGGAAAATACGCGATGTCAGCCCGTGAGAAACAATTACGAAATTCAAATCATTGGAAGGATCGTGACGAAGCCTGTTCATGTCTATGTCCCTCCACAGAGATTCAAAGAAACCTGCAAACCAATCAAGACGGAATAATGTTATCCAGACACGTTTTACCACTTACTCCCATACTTTTGTACATTCTTCCACCCAAATCTCAAATCTCAATTATCATTTATgtttcaaaattaaagaaaaaaattatctttccTTTACAACTTTGACAAGTATTTAACATAGTGATTACGTGACACAATCATGAACTATCAAATAGTTCACACTAGACtacaaaaaatgtaatatgAAATTTGCTTTAGTTTGACTCTAATTGCATATTTTAccattgaaatttttattatgcaagtttcaatttaataaattttatcattaatttttttaaaaataaacacattTGACTTCTTAGTTTAAGGTCCGATAAAGGTTAATGTCATGGTGACCGACAAAACTCGGAAAGAACGAAgtaaaatatacttaatttaaaaaaattagtaatataattTGTCAAGTTGAAACTCAGAAATTAAATTATGGAAAAGCGTTAAGCCTCGATAATGAAATGTGcaattaagtttaaataaataaataaaaacttatttttaaaattttgtttgatttcaaCATCTGACATCATAAAATAtgctaaattttaaaacattattggtgaaatttgtcaaattaaaaaatatgcaaagacgtcaataataaaaaatgaaatttagtCTGGTATCTAATCCTTACCATCTCCTATATTTATACTTCGTTTAGATATATCCATTTCACTTTATTTCCCTTACCATTTGATACCTCAATATAATAATCAAACTAGCTCTTAACATTTGTGGCTTGAAAACCGATTTGATTCCATTTCATTCTCCAAATTCAAAGAGAAAAAACATTACTCGTGTAAAAGTTCAatatcccaaaaaaaaaaatattggtattaCTTCTTATAATAGTAATGAATGAATGATCTTTAGAAAACCTTTATAATGGAAGGACATGTATTAGTTTCATCATACTCAAATTAAGTCTGCATCTTTTAAGCAAGATCTTTCTTTCAAAGgtggataaaaatatatagattttaGAGCAGAAGATCTCAGCACAAGTAttcaccaagatttttaacatagattagtctttttttagttaaaaattaaaaatgtcagaaaagcattttttttgaaaacgcTTCTT is a window from the Vigna unguiculata cultivar IT97K-499-35 chromosome 7, ASM411807v1, whole genome shotgun sequence genome containing:
- the LOC114191562 gene encoding uncharacterized protein LOC114191562; this translates as MDQREFHVQPMGICCRLYHFLKKALTSQASKTVTLGRSRHDSSSSTALRGSDSKAKEEVRSDTPSQVDDGKKLPPTEGLAGDSISSHVQLAEEKNNSCMNDDNKMEGKNEVLTSPTPIPTPTPTLAPTRSIKKTVSINENVEEIRPPKKFKRIWSKSFQKIGSRDEEEEPMPPPRPILKLASDLTDKSYSYS
- the LOC114191560 gene encoding uncharacterized protein LOC114191560, whose amino-acid sequence is MLKMTTPFKRLHLVRTLYRSSQIGESSSYLLGSCKTYSSAISKGSEGNFRSFYPHVLKGQDCFPFAGVKSLTLRSTMAAELSIFMNDKRMITTQVKAPPQARQVGQQMSLSSPGFIYEPYEPREKIPFWKRWFTMGGWRRTKHDIILELKSAYAIAKLRKKGYSKNQFYKEAVNMYKEINTLIANGDKRSLRKSVTEKMFSALKNEIKQRESAWSKVYWEMVEPVVTIRTLRARLIGVDRKDLDKTFIQLTLEILAKQKFEAYNSKGSVVAGDKSKEVLVRDIWVFEKSMFHPGARWRLCGRITPKAS
- the LOC114191561 gene encoding phosphoglycerate mutase-like protein AT74; this translates as MKGVLPKRIILMRHGESQGNRDTAAYTTTPDHSIHLTAQGVAQARQAGIRLRRVIGGDGCSPDWRVQFYVSPYARTRSTLREVGRCFSKKRMIGVREESRIREQDFGNFQVEERMKVIKEARERFGRFFYRFPEGESAADVFDRVSSFFESLWRDIDMNRLRHDPSNDLNFVIVSHGLTSRIFLMKWFKWTVEQFEHLNNFGNCEFRVMELGSGGEFSLAIHHTEEEMLEWGLSPEMIADQKWRATACRGDWNDQCPWYLGEFFDHLTDSDDDDDNDDAPVKNEGDPNSLSICK